A window from Tenacibaculum singaporense encodes these proteins:
- a CDS encoding choice-of-anchor B family protein — MKNLKILLVLVGMLFLTSCSSSSNETPIETNKKPCENGMAGDFPCNGYDLLLNIPVNTFNAKEVNDSWGWTDPTTNKEYAIVGLDNGTAFVDITDTEKPVYLGKLPTPTISSAWRDVKVYNNHAFIVADNNQGDTGHGMQVFDLTRLRNVTNPPNTFTADTRFTDFGKAHNIVINEATGYAYPVGTDRTGTYKGGPLFINIQNPKSPISEGGWGTDNYSHDAQVVTYNGPDTDYAGKEVLIGSNENEVVIVDITDKSNPVTISKISYSNVGYTHQGWFTQNQQYFILGDELDEQKFGNNTRTVIFDFSDLDNPKQHFTYNGPTKAIDHNLYVSGTTLYLANYTAGIRFIDISNIGSKNITEVAYFDTHPENDNANFNGAWNVYPFFKSGKIVVSDINRGLFILKKQ; from the coding sequence ATGAAAAACCTGAAAATTCTACTTGTTTTAGTTGGGATGTTATTTTTAACTTCTTGCTCATCATCTTCAAATGAAACTCCAATAGAGACCAATAAAAAACCTTGCGAAAATGGAATGGCAGGTGATTTTCCTTGCAATGGCTACGATCTCCTATTAAATATCCCTGTAAATACATTTAATGCTAAAGAAGTAAATGATAGTTGGGGTTGGACAGACCCAACAACTAACAAAGAATATGCTATTGTTGGCTTGGATAATGGTACCGCTTTTGTTGACATAACTGATACTGAAAAACCAGTGTATCTAGGTAAACTTCCCACTCCCACTATTAGCAGTGCTTGGAGAGATGTAAAAGTGTATAATAATCATGCGTTTATCGTTGCCGACAATAACCAAGGAGATACTGGACATGGTATGCAAGTATTTGATTTGACAAGATTAAGAAATGTTACCAATCCTCCCAATACATTTACAGCAGATACACGTTTTACCGATTTTGGAAAAGCGCACAATATTGTAATTAATGAAGCCACTGGTTATGCTTATCCTGTAGGTACTGATAGAACTGGAACCTACAAAGGAGGTCCTTTATTTATCAACATCCAAAACCCTAAAAGCCCAATAAGCGAAGGTGGTTGGGGAACCGATAATTACAGTCACGATGCCCAAGTAGTTACCTATAACGGTCCTGATACCGATTATGCTGGTAAAGAAGTTTTGATAGGAAGTAATGAAAACGAAGTGGTGATTGTTGATATTACCGATAAATCAAATCCAGTAACTATTTCTAAAATTTCATATTCAAATGTAGGGTACACCCATCAAGGTTGGTTTACTCAAAATCAACAATATTTTATTTTAGGAGATGAATTAGATGAGCAAAAATTTGGTAACAATACAAGAACAGTTATTTTTGATTTTTCCGATTTAGATAACCCTAAACAACATTTTACTTATAACGGACCTACCAAAGCAATCGATCATAATTTATACGTGAGTGGAACTACTCTTTATTTAGCTAATTATACTGCAGGTATTCGTTTTATTGATATTTCAAACATTGGAAGTAAAAACATTACTGAAGTGGCTTATTTTGATACCCATCCAGAAAATGACAATGCT